In the genome of Candidatus Nitrospira nitrosa, one region contains:
- a CDS encoding IS4 family transposase: protein MYPKRSLCTQQQQRIRRHVHHSDAYTFFNLLTGPALLSDIESLVPPHRDRVFPPTETLSMFLAQALSADRSCQKAVNDTAVKRVARGLPPCSTHTGAYCRARQRLPMEMLSSLVRQTGRRITSQAPELWQWRGRPVRLVDGTTVVMPDTPANQATYPHSRSQKPGLGFPLCRIVGLLCLESGAVLNAAIGRYQGKGGDEQTLLRSILDTLECGDLLVGDAFYATYFLLCTLRTLGIDAVFEQYGARQRRTDFRCGQRLGPRDHLIVLRKPTNKPDWMSQADYDQAPDTLLVRELRTGGKTLVTTLLCPKATHKAALKALFRSRWHVELDLRSIKSTLGMEQLSCQTPAMALKEIWVHLLAYNLIRLLMAQAALHADARPRQLSFKHTLQLWIAWEQHSHGLNGDPMHDGLLVLIAQQRVGNRPGRIEPRAIKRRPKPYPLLTKPRAIAREDIRKYGHPEKLK from the coding sequence ATGTATCCGAAGCGTAGCTTGTGCACACAGCAACAACAGCGGATTCGTCGTCACGTCCACCACAGCGATGCGTACACGTTCTTCAACCTGCTGACCGGCCCAGCGTTGTTGAGCGACATCGAATCGCTGGTCCCGCCGCATCGGGACCGGGTGTTCCCACCCACCGAGACGTTGTCGATGTTTCTGGCGCAGGCACTCAGTGCCGATCGCTCGTGCCAGAAAGCCGTGAACGACACGGCAGTCAAACGCGTAGCCAGAGGGCTGCCACCGTGCAGTACACATACCGGCGCGTACTGTCGTGCGCGACAACGCTTGCCGATGGAAATGCTTTCGAGCCTGGTGCGCCAGACAGGGCGACGGATCACCTCACAGGCTCCCGAGTTATGGCAGTGGCGGGGACGTCCGGTTCGGTTGGTCGATGGCACAACCGTGGTGATGCCGGACACACCAGCGAATCAGGCGACCTATCCACACTCGCGGAGTCAGAAGCCCGGGCTGGGGTTCCCCTTGTGCCGGATCGTGGGCCTGCTGTGTCTTGAGAGCGGGGCGGTGCTCAATGCCGCGATTGGCCGCTATCAGGGGAAGGGCGGCGATGAACAGACCCTGCTGCGCTCGATACTCGACACGTTGGAATGTGGGGACCTGCTGGTTGGTGATGCCTTTTACGCCACGTATTTTCTGCTGTGCACGTTGCGTACGCTGGGCATTGATGCGGTCTTTGAGCAGTACGGAGCCCGCCAGCGCCGGACCGACTTTCGGTGTGGGCAACGGTTAGGCCCACGCGACCACCTGATCGTGCTCCGCAAGCCAACCAACAAACCTGACTGGATGAGTCAGGCTGACTATGATCAGGCGCCCGATACGCTGTTGGTACGGGAACTGCGCACTGGCGGGAAGACTCTGGTAACAACACTGCTCTGCCCTAAGGCCACGCACAAGGCCGCCCTGAAGGCATTGTTTCGAAGCCGATGGCACGTCGAACTGGATTTGCGCAGTATCAAGAGCACCTTGGGCATGGAGCAGTTAAGCTGTCAGACCCCCGCGATGGCCCTCAAGGAAATTTGGGTCCATCTCCTGGCTTACAATCTCATTCGGCTGCTGATGGCTCAGGCGGCACTCCACGCCGACGCGCGACCGCGCCAGCTGAGTTTCAAACACACCCTCCAGCTCTGGATCGCCTGGGAGCAGCATAGCCACGGCCTCAACGGCGATCCAATGCACGATGGCCTGTTAGTCCTGATCGCTCAACAGCGGGTCGGCAACAGGCCTGGCCGCATCGAACCCCGAGCTATCAAGCGCCGACCAAAACCCTATCCGCTGCTCACCAAACCACGTGCGATCGCCAGAGAGGACATCCGCAAATATGGCCACCCTGAGAAGCTTAAGTAA